One genomic segment of Panicum virgatum strain AP13 chromosome 2N, P.virgatum_v5, whole genome shotgun sequence includes these proteins:
- the LOC120660347 gene encoding E3 ubiquitin-protein ligase At1g63170-like isoform X2 translates to MGKLHQHQPVIKICTVTQMNHIRKIGHQQALGPHHHSLLHQHHQLHIAPEIYLFLEEIVYMVTEGVLGTLVVAAIVILIFSRHEHPHAPLFAWIIGYTVGCIASLPLIYWRYVHRNRHLDQEPQQPPTTYPTLTPSQSSEGRNHRSSGTVWHLGCIAITCPRLSVLAYHFKTAVDCFFAVWFVVGNVWIFGGHSISSDAQDAPNMYRLCLAFLALSCVGYAIPFIMCAAICCCFPCLISVLRLQEDLGQSRGATQELIDALPTYKFKPKRNKNWGIDHASGSENLDEGGILGPGTKKERVVSAEDVVCCICLTKYGDDDELRELPCTHFFHVQCVDKWLKINAVCPLCKTEIRGVVRSFLGLPFGRRRVDRMAGRGVASSRFNV, encoded by the exons ATGGGGAAACTGCATCAACATCAACCAGTCATCAAGATATGTACAGTGACTCAGATGAACCACATCAGGAAGATAGGCCATCAACAAGCACTCGGACCCCATCATCACAGTCTTCTCCATCAACATCACCAACTGCATATAGCTCCAGAAATTTATCTTTTCCTAGAAGAGATAGTATATATGGTCACGGAAGGAGTCCTTGGAACTCTG GTTGTAGCTGCTATTGTCATCCTCATCTTTTCGAGACACGAGCATCCCCATGCTCCTTTGTTCGCATGGATAATTGGATATACAGTTGGCTGCATTGCTAGTCTTCCTCTTATTTATTGGCGCTATGTTCATCGGAACAGACATTTGGACCAAGAACCTCAGCAGCCACCTACAACATATCCTACTTTGACTCCCTCTCAGTCATCAGAAGGACGCAATCATCGTAGCAGTGGTACTGTCTGGCATCTTGGATGTATAGCAATTACTTGCCCAAG GCTTAGCGTACTGGCCTATCATTTCAAGACAGCTGTCGATTGTTTCTTTGCTGTATGGTTTGTTGTTGGAAATGTGTGGATTTTTGGTGGGCACAGTATTTCATCCGATGCTCAAGACGCTCCCAATATGTACAG GCTATGTTTGGCATTCCTTGCACTTAGCTGTGTTGGGTATGCCATTCCTTTTATCATGTGTGCAGCAATTTGCTGCTGCTTTCCATGCTTGATATCTGTTTTGCGTCTTCAAGAAGATTTGGGTCAAAGTAGAGGAGCTACTCAAGAACTTATAGATGCATTGCCAACCTACAAATTCAAACCAAAACGAAACAAAAACTGGGGGATTGACCATGCTTCAGGCTCAGAGAATCTTGATGAGGGTGGCATACTGGGCCCAGGAACTAAGAAGGAAAGAGTTGTTTCAGCTGAAGATGTT GTGTGCTGCATCTGTCTAACCAAGTATGGCGATGATGATGAGCTCCGTGAGCTTCCTTGCACACACTTCTTTCATGTGCAATGCGTCGATAAATGGCTCAAGATAAACGCAGTATGCCCGCTCTGCAAGACAGAGATTAGGGGTGTGGTTCGATCCTTTCTCGGCTTGCCCTTTGGCCGCCGACGTGTCGATAGGATGGCAGGAAGAGGTGTAGCTAGCTCGAGATTCAATGTATAG
- the LOC120660347 gene encoding E3 ubiquitin-protein ligase At1g63170-like isoform X1 gives MEHACCDDVHEHVINVTHGETASTSTSHQDMYSDSDEPHQEDRPSTSTRTPSSQSSPSTSPTAYSSRNLSFPRRDSIYGHGRSPWNSGLWISFEIVMYIAQVVAAIVILIFSRHEHPHAPLFAWIIGYTVGCIASLPLIYWRYVHRNRHLDQEPQQPPTTYPTLTPSQSSEGRNHRSSGTVWHLGCIAITCPRLSVLAYHFKTAVDCFFAVWFVVGNVWIFGGHSISSDAQDAPNMYRLCLAFLALSCVGYAIPFIMCAAICCCFPCLISVLRLQEDLGQSRGATQELIDALPTYKFKPKRNKNWGIDHASGSENLDEGGILGPGTKKERVVSAEDVVCCICLTKYGDDDELRELPCTHFFHVQCVDKWLKINAVCPLCKTEIRGVVRSFLGLPFGRRRVDRMAGRGVASSRFNV, from the exons ATGGAGCATGCCTGCTGTGATGATGTACATGAGCATGTTATAAATGTGACACATGGGGAAACTGCATCAACATCAACCAGTCATCAAGATATGTACAGTGACTCAGATGAACCACATCAGGAAGATAGGCCATCAACAAGCACTCGGACCCCATCATCACAGTCTTCTCCATCAACATCACCAACTGCATATAGCTCCAGAAATTTATCTTTTCCTAGAAGAGATAGTATATATGGTCACGGAAGGAGTCCTTGGAACTCTGGTTTATGGATCTCATTTGAAATTGTCATGTACATAGCTCAGGTTGTAGCTGCTATTGTCATCCTCATCTTTTCGAGACACGAGCATCCCCATGCTCCTTTGTTCGCATGGATAATTGGATATACAGTTGGCTGCATTGCTAGTCTTCCTCTTATTTATTGGCGCTATGTTCATCGGAACAGACATTTGGACCAAGAACCTCAGCAGCCACCTACAACATATCCTACTTTGACTCCCTCTCAGTCATCAGAAGGACGCAATCATCGTAGCAGTGGTACTGTCTGGCATCTTGGATGTATAGCAATTACTTGCCCAAG GCTTAGCGTACTGGCCTATCATTTCAAGACAGCTGTCGATTGTTTCTTTGCTGTATGGTTTGTTGTTGGAAATGTGTGGATTTTTGGTGGGCACAGTATTTCATCCGATGCTCAAGACGCTCCCAATATGTACAG GCTATGTTTGGCATTCCTTGCACTTAGCTGTGTTGGGTATGCCATTCCTTTTATCATGTGTGCAGCAATTTGCTGCTGCTTTCCATGCTTGATATCTGTTTTGCGTCTTCAAGAAGATTTGGGTCAAAGTAGAGGAGCTACTCAAGAACTTATAGATGCATTGCCAACCTACAAATTCAAACCAAAACGAAACAAAAACTGGGGGATTGACCATGCTTCAGGCTCAGAGAATCTTGATGAGGGTGGCATACTGGGCCCAGGAACTAAGAAGGAAAGAGTTGTTTCAGCTGAAGATGTT GTGTGCTGCATCTGTCTAACCAAGTATGGCGATGATGATGAGCTCCGTGAGCTTCCTTGCACACACTTCTTTCATGTGCAATGCGTCGATAAATGGCTCAAGATAAACGCAGTATGCCCGCTCTGCAAGACAGAGATTAGGGGTGTGGTTCGATCCTTTCTCGGCTTGCCCTTTGGCCGCCGACGTGTCGATAGGATGGCAGGAAGAGGTGTAGCTAGCTCGAGATTCAATGTATAG